In Raphanus sativus cultivar WK10039 chromosome 5, ASM80110v3, whole genome shotgun sequence, the following proteins share a genomic window:
- the LOC108861303 gene encoding L-type lectin-domain containing receptor kinase VIII.2, with product MASFVLPKSLLLLLLLPLLSLFSAISEAKPSFAFGKNGSFESEDIALYGEANLLDGGSSISIQLNDSVRHNSGRVVYKKPIEFVETKSEYPAGFSTLISFSVNGGGRLGFVVFPVNGTFDQSLFEVKFGAFERNVTVSVDGSTVPEEIRSFSIANLEEEDDKEKKVSLLYAWVNYIAGGKFLEVRLSKSESFEHVDPLMFTRIDLSGMLKGDYEFMVGVKAYGGNVNLHSWSLEARSVPKGVHSYGAVMVEKLIEEEEAAKRRRMRRARAWEIVTCFVMTSGSTGLVFFAMMHIWAAFKRNNLVMTKEFEYEKMEKMEAVMSKADSAK from the coding sequence ATGGCGAGCTTCGTTCTCCCCAAGTCACTCCTCCTTCTACTCCTCTTACCTTTACTCTCACTCTTCTCCGCAATATCTGAAGCTAAACCATCATTTGCCTTCGGTAAAAATGGAAGCTTTGAGTCCGAAGACATCGCTCTGTACGGCGAAGCAAACCTCCTCGACGGCGGATCTTCGATTTCGATCCAGCTGAATGACTCAGTGAGGCATAACAGTGGGCGAGTCGTCTACAAGAAGCCCATCGAGTTTGTCGAGACTAAGTCCGAGTATCCCGCCGGATTCTCTACTCTCATCTCTTTCTCCGTCAACGGTGGCGGGAGACTCGGGTTCGTCGTGTTTCCTGTTAACGGGACGTTTGATCAGTCTCTGTTCGAAGTAAAGTTCGGTGCTTTTGAAAGGAATGTGACTGTGAGTGTAGATGGCTCTACGGTTCCCGAGGAGATTCGCAGTTTCTCGATAGCTAActtggaggaagaggatgaTAAGGAGAAGAAGGTGTCGTTGTTGTACGCTTGGGTTAATTACATTGCAGGTGGGAAGTTTTTGGAAGTCCGGTTAAGCAAATCCGAGAGCTTCGAACATGTTGATCCTTTGATGTTCACTAGGATCGACTTGTCGGGAATGTTGAAAGGTGACTATGAGTTCATGGTTGGTGTGAAGGCGTACGGTGGGAACGTGAATCTCCACTCTTGGAGCTTAGAAGCGAGGAGTGTCCCTAAAGGTGTGCACTCTTATGGGGCGGTTATGGTGGAGAAGCTTATAGAGGAAGAGGAGGCGGcgaagaggaggaggatgagaaGAGCGAGGGCGTGGGAGATTGTGACTTGCTTTGTGATGACCTCTGGGTCTACCGGGCTTGTGTTCTTCGCCATGATGCATATTTGGGCAGCTTTCAAAAGGAACAATCTT